The DNA segment AGAAACCCTcaagtgaaaatgaaagcagacCAGTAGCTAGAAACATAAGCCAGTCTGCTGTGCATGGCAGGCAAGTGAGTGTTCTTCTCAAAAAGGCAATAAAGAGgcttttttctaaataatatgAGTCCAACAGCTGGTTGGATTGGTTGTTTAAACCTTAACAGATGCAACTAAAACATTAATGACCAGTGCTGTTTGACTCAGCGTTTACCTGCAAACAGTTTCCCAGTTCTGAGTTAAcacaaagaaagcaagaaacaaaaaagcccccaccAGAAGTAGTCTCTACATGCTTGCACCaatcaataaatatttctgcagaaaacccAGCATGTGTACTCTGGAGCTGGAAGctctttgaaaacaaatgttctTGCTTTTTGCTGTGACAGTACCCCACACCACTGGAAAGAGCAGGATACTTCCAAAGCCCACGTGTGTGATACCCAACACTCAACATTTGTGgggttgctttctttttgagtgcctgctcttttttttttttgcatgtttataAACCCAGCAGACATCTATTGTAAACCTACACGCTGCTTCACCATTCCTTAAAAATCAGGTTGACTTCTGATCCAGGACAAGTTCCTAGTGCCCTCTGCTGCCAGTACTGCAAAGGCACAGATCTACCAAGATCTCACCTCCACCATCCTGTTCTGATATTCTGTGGGCATGGGAGTCTGTGCCACTTTGTCATCCAGCTGACGCCACTCCCTTGTCATATCTAACATCGAGCGCATGCACAAAGGGCACCTGTAATCTCtggcagaaaggggaaaaaaaaaaaaaaaaatctgaagtctAAATCAGCAGATGGAGCAGGGCCATGAAATAAGTCCACTCACAAGGATAGGTTTTACATCATACCAAAGAGAAACACCACTACTTAAGAAGTTCTTGCAAACAGGAGTGGTAATTGAACAACCTTTTTTTAAGTTGCCTGGTAAAGATTGGGCAATACGATCTTGACCtctttaaataatattaagaGAAGTGATGTTTACAAAATACTTACCCCTTGAGCATGTCCTCGTAACAggttctgaaaagaaaacacaatgaGAACTTCAACAGAACTCTGTACCATGTCAATTGAAAATCCTGCTACAGTTTTGTAACGCAACAGAGCACTCCACTGTCTTAGGGGCCCTGCCTAAGGAAGGACACTGAAATTTAACTCATGAGCTGCTACCAGCCTCTAAAAACCACAGTGCAACTGCTTTCTGCACCAAGGAGGGCTTTCTCCATAGGATTCTTGACATTTAAGTCGTAGCAGAAGGAAATTCAGCATAGGAAAATTTAGAATTAAGATTACGcaggtgattctgccactgcCAAAATTTACTGTGGAAGAAATACCACCTTTCTAAAGAAAGTAGCCTCTCCTTCAACAGGAAATATCTCCTGACACGTGGGCCCCTCAGAAACCAGCTCTAAGCACCTAGTACAGACTAATCATGCTGCTGAATAAACACCACACACAAGGCAGCAGCTATTCCCCAACCTGCAACACCTTACCTGTGAAGAAGGTGACCACATGGCAGAACATGAGCTCCAATACGAGAGGTGTGAATATCCTGTTCCCAAGCAAGAACCAGACAAAAGATGAGGAGATTAATTCCAACACAGTCAAAAATAACAGCCACACGCAAAGCcaagagatgaaaagaagatGCTCACCTCCAAACATATTGGGCAGTCCTGCCTGGAGACGTTTTCAATACActtagcaaagaaaaagaaaagaaattattctacTGCAAGGATATCAGGGTTATTCTAAAATTTCTTTAGAACAGTAAGAAAAGATTTATGAAACATTACTGTTTGCATTTAGGTCTGAAGTTCTGAAAATTAACAGGTGGCTTTGcacattaaaaaccaaacagtttGAAAGTCTGTGTAGGAAAAGGGCTCCCAGAACTCCTGCACTGGTAAGCAGCCTAGCTTTCCCTAttctgcagcaggaagaggagCTCAAATTTACACAGTGCCAGATGTGCAATCAAcagctctttttaaaagaaaagaaggagacaGTGATGATTATCTGGCTCCCACTGTTAGCCAAGCCAGCCCATAAATGCTCTGTGGTGCTGTTTGGTGTGCTTAGAGAAACAGAACCTCCAGCTTCCCTGTGTGTGTCACAGAAAACACATTCTAGAATGGattgtgttggaagggaccttaaagctcatccagtcccaaccccctgcatgggcagggacacctcccaccagcccaggttgctccaagccccatccaacctggacttggacactgccagggatggggcagccacagcttccttgggcaacctgggacagggtcTGACCACCCTCAAAgggaaaaacttcttcctaacgGCCTGAGATGCAGCCGAGGCACTATCAGCTTTCATTTACAAAttgtgtcatttaaaaaaaaccgATACGGATTTAACCGATGTGCTCTTACCTTGTGCTTTCCTCGAAGACCCAAGCGGAGGCACATATTGCATTTTGAACAGTGGAAAAAATCCTCCTTGGGGCCAATCCTGAGGAGAAGAGCGTCAGGCCAGGCCGAGGCCGTTCCCTCATCCTCCCCCTCACCTCCCGCCCTCCCCTCACGCACCGGCAGATCCCGCACTCGTCGCAGTGGTACTGCTTCTTGTCGCGGTCGAAGAGGTGGCAAATATCGCAGTAGTACTCCCCGAAGAGGCTACCGCAACCCTCGCAGCGCTGCTGAGCCTGAGGGCGAACCGCCACGGAGAGAAGAACGGGGGGACGAGAGCCGTGAGGTGCCCTCCCCTCAACATGGCGCCCCTCGCAACATGGCGGCAGCGGcgcccccttcctcccccccaaacccccaaaatgGCGGCgctccccatgtcccccctcaccaccaccacacacGCACCTTCTGCAGCAGGCGGCAGCGGGTACACTGCACCTCGGCGACGAGGAACCGGTCCAGTTGGTGGTTCTCGGTGCCGTCGTGGCACAGCCGGCAGGCGTACAGCTTCCCGCAGCACGGCGCCTGACAAACAAACGCACGGAAAAACCTCACCTCACCACACCGATCATTTCCCGCCCAAGCCCCGccgcctcctctcctcctccttacCCGCAGCAGACAGCCACGCCGGTAATGCTCGCAGCCTTCCTCCCCTCCCGATGCCATGGCCGCCTTTCCCGTTACGGAAGATCCgctgcttccccttcctctctcctttccgCTTCCGCCCGGCAGGCAGCGCCGCGGAACGGAACCGGGCGGCCCATTCGAATGGCTTCTCCCTTAaaccttccctcctcccctaAAATCTTGACAAGCTCCCGCGAACTTCTACACCCCAAACCCTTCTGTCCCCTCATTCCcctaaaacctttttttcctctcccttcctctcaaactttccttctttcccccatTACTCTAAAACCTTCTTTTTCAACCCAAAACCTTCCCGTTTCTCTAAACCGTTTCTTTCCCCCTCATTGCCATCAaaccttccttctttccccctcaTTCCCCTAAAGCTTTCTTTCCCCCTCAACCTTCCTTTGGTGCCCATTCCCATAAACCTTCAATTCTTTCCCTCCTATTCCTCTAaaacctccttttttccccctgattCCCCTAAAACCTTCATTTTCTACCCAATACCTTCCTTTGGTGCCCATTCCCATAAACCTtcaattttttctctcctattcCTCTaaagccttctttctttccccccccccacccccccatttctttaaaaccttctttctttttccccatttccctaAAACCTTCCTTTTCCACCCAAAACCTTCCTTTGGTGCCCATTCCTGTAAAACTTTCATTCTTTCCCTCCTATTCCtctaaaattttcctttttttcccccatttctctaaaaccttccttctttccccccaaccttcctttcatttccttccccTAAAACCTTCCTTTCCTGCCCATTCCCCTAAAAccttcctttcatttccttccccTAAAACCTCCCTTGTTTCCCCCCCTcacctaaaatattttctttcccctccatTTCCCTacacccttctttttttctccctaccccccttcccctccccaaatTAAAACCAACCCCCTTGGCTTTCTGATGCAGCACAGGGGACAGCAGACAGACAGTGGGGAGCTTTCtcctcaatttttttccaggaggaagtggtttttttgctgtttcccagACAAGGAATCTGGATATCCCTTTATTTACCAGTTTTAACGTACACATCGAAACACAGCATAGCCACAAAGCCCTAAATATTATTCTTATTTGTACTGTATTCTGCCATGATGCAACGATGGGAAAGGCCACGGATTTTGTGGAAAGACAAGTTCCAAAGTCAACGACACCATACAGGGGGGACATGAGCTGTGACAGCACCCTCAAAACTGCCAAAAAAGAAAGTAGTGACCAACATAGGGACAGCACAGAACTGATAACAACCAGCTTGAGGGCTGCTTAGTAAAAATGGTCTTGTAACAGTCCCAAGATGAAAGTGATGCCATTTTTGCTCTCTCCACAAGCCACTGTCACGTTTGAGATGTCCCGTTCTCCCCAGGGACCTAAAGGAGTGGTGGCAGAAGCCATTTCACACACTGCCTGCATCACAGCTTCGTGGTTGACACTGATGCTCTTCCTCCACCATTAACAGCAGCCAAATACAACCACCCAGAGATGGGAAGGAAAGCACggagggaaaaggaagctgaCAGCAGGTGACACACGCTGCTGAGCGTTAGCAAGGGTTTCAGCAGAACAGCTGGGGACATTTACACATTTAAAGGTTTCATTTCTTGCCACAGACATTTTCCTCACTGGCGTTTTTGTCAAGGCAAAGGTGCTTTTTCAATACGTATCAGGTAGCCTGCTGACAACTCAGCAGATTGTCTACTCTCTCTcattattcatttaaaaataaaaccctgaaGAGGACAGCAGTTGGAGAGAAGAAAGCCCAGCTTCCTTCCAAATCCTCCAAACCAGCTTCTTGCCCTTGTCACACACCAATAACCACTATTTTTCCCTAAGTGGCCTCAGACAAGACCTTGCCCCCGGGCCACGAAGTCAAACATTTCAGGAGCAGTTTTGCAAGCAAGAAATCCAGCAGCAATGGCAGCATGAACTCTGTCCTCAGCCTGGACCCAAGCATCCCATGGCAGTCTGCTGCACTAACAGGAGAGTAAGGGatcctcctctctcctgcacAGACCATGCAGCTTTAGCACCTGGAAACTCAGGTGGACTGTTCCCACTGTGTCAGCCACCTGCACtgagaagaggaaagcagaatgATGTTATGGACAAGCTAAGAAAACCAGAGAGGTCCTCAGTGCTTcctttatttggattttttacACATCCTCACCTGGCTAAAACTGTGTGCTTATACCTCTGCACTTCACAGATGACAAAGCTttagaaagatttcttttccctgctcttctgTTATCAAGATTGCTTCCCATcctgatgtttttattttttcctagtgGCATTATGCCATCACAGCACATCACATGAGCACAAGTGGCAAACAGACTCGTGCAGAGTAAAGagcacacacagcaccagcacagaGATTTCagtcagcagctgctccctctccTCAAAAAGGAAACACCAGAGCCCAAAAGAAATTAAGACACACAGTTTGCACCTGCATGGTGACAGTACTACTGTGACACACTCGTGGCTACCTGTGACCAACACCAAGAGGAGGGAGGCTGCAGCGCCTGGTGGTCCCTGTGGCCACCTCGAGAAGCTCCAGTATGTGATGTcacccaggctggcagcagtgtccccagagTGTTGGGTAAAGCCCTTCTCTGCAGGACACAAAGTTCCAATAAAGCTGGCAAGAGTTTAGAGCAAAGTCTTGGAAGAAAAAGGGGTGACTGTGAGAGTAAAAACCCTCAGCTAAGCACTGCAGTTCTCACTTCCAAGAAGATGAGACAGACTCCAACACATGCAGCAGGATCCCTGAACTGGATATGTGTTCATGAAATCATCAATTTGAAAGAAACTAAAGAAATTAAAGGCTACCTTTTACAGGAATTAAAAGCTTACCTTTTATTTGTGATCCTCTCCATAAGGTTAGTGCTCTACTCTGGGGAAGCTGGATTCTGATGCATTGGGCATCAATGTTCCTGACAGctgaaaaatgggaaagaaaaaaccaaaaagagggTCAGTATCCAAGCACCAATTAAACTAAATCAAATcagatttcagaaatgcttcctaAACACAGAGCAGCACCAACTCCTGTGCTGCTTTGTTACCTGCTGTGAGGCCAGACTTAGGTTATGGAGGTCAATAGCAGCAAGGGAGGGGACACGGGATGCtgaaactgttttattttcctttttcagaaatcTGGGATGCCATGCTGCAAAACACAACCAAGGAACATGATGTTAAGGAAGCAAGAGCTGACTGTTGCAAGGCACACTGCTTCCTGCCACTCCTTTAGTATCCAGGTTTGATTTAGAGGGCATCAAAGCTCATACCTTCCACCCCTCTCAGTTCAGGGAGATGATTTAGTTCTGGCAAACGCACATCTTTCTTGGAGAAttcccattttttcctgtttgcctgaaggatgtttttttcacttgtaaCCTGTAATCAAGGACATAAGTAGCAGCTCAAGAAAATATAGAtaaaacaaatctgttttcaagCTTAAAAATGCATCAACATAGCAATGTTCTGCTGTAGTTTGAATTTTTGCAAGAGTAAAATACTCAAGTGCATGTGAAGGAATCCATTTTGCTTGAGTGTCATTTATACATTAAAACCAACAAATTAGTCATGGTAAAATCCCAATCATCTAAGTGAGACTGCTTGCAGAGAGACAAACTGAAGTTAcatataaaaaagcaaatattcctgctggcagggaaggCCTATTGCCTGGGTAGTGCATGCAGTGCAAAGCTTTCCATTTCCTTGTTTTTATTATGAACTTTTAATCTGTTTATGACATGACCAAATAAGGCCCTGACTGTGCTCAGTCCAGATCCTTCATTCtgcttcagcagcacagcacacaggGTCTGCTTTTCATGCCCAGGCAGGAGGCCATGGATATATTTCATGGCTTACAGACAGCCTGAGTTGGACTGCTCCCCTCATTTAAAATTGTTCTCTGACACAAAATATGTTTCACCCAAGGTAACAATTAGCAAAGGATAACAGACAACACACCAGTGAGAAAAAGGGGGCAAAGAAAAGGAGTATTTCTAGGTGGGAGTTATGGTAAAGGCTGTAACAGATGAGATTCTTGAGACTAAAACATGTGCTTatgttcagaatttttttttgctttgccaAGGGGGCAGGACAGGTGACTTACTGGTGTCAGGCTCACACTGTAGTGACCTGCTGGAGAATGCTTCCCTTGCTTTAGGAATGGCTTCAAGTATTTTTTACTCTTCTCATCAACTCTGTAATGAAAAATGCCCCAAGCTTTGTATTAACTGGAGTCATGCAGTGAATATAAAAACAACAAAGGTGAGGCATCCAGAAACACTGTcattaaaagcttaaaaaggTTCATGGGGACAATGTCCTTCGTGAGCTCAGCTAAGAAAAGTGGGAGTCACGTGTGGTCCAAATTGTCCTGAGTCACACAAAGGCCATTGTCACAACTTCTGGCAAACCCCTGCTGTCCAAACCCACACCTCGTGTTCCCACATTGTCACCCTGCACCTCTCTCAGGACATAACAATTCCTCAGCAACAGAAATGAGGAAGCTCTTTGAGCTCTGCTCCCATACCTGTAACTGAGGTTCCCAGGCACAGGCCCCATCCCAGCCGTGGTGGGAGAAAAGCTCTGGTTGATGGGAGGGATAACAATGCCTGCATTCTTGGAGTAGTCTAAGCTGCTGCTGGAATCTTTCAGGCTGGTCTGAGGGCTCATTTTAAAGGGGTTGATGGCAGTGTCATAGAGGGAGCTGAGGTTGGAGGATCTGTCTGCTTTCTCTCCATCAGCTTTAGAGCGTTTCGCCTTCAGTAACTTTGTATCTCTGCTCTTGGGGTCAATGCTGAAGTCCTGTTTCAGAAGATAAACATCAGGTTTCTCTTATGATCATGGTTATGATTATACTTGGTTTAATTTCAAACTGCTGCATGTACTTATATAGTGATTTtaaaacatggggaaaaaaaaaaaaaaaaaggcaataataATACAggtttggaaaacagaaatatacCAACCTGGacaccaaatatttttctttcttctaaagTGTCATCTTTGTCTCTTTTGCTGATTTTTGATCTTTTTTGTAATTGATGATCTCCGGCATCTTTCTGAATCTTTAATTTAAGCTCCTGAGTAAATCTACATTccatagaattaaaaaaaaaaaaaaaaaaaaaggggttctGTTAATCTCAATATCATTATCAGTTGGTGTTCAGCCCAGGTTTTTAtagcattttaaataataaaaaaacctcgTGTCTTTTAAAGGAGCCAGCCAAATATGATgtatgttaaaataaataaaaccttacAAGCACACAATTTCCACATGGCAGCAATAAAGGTGTTTGCatcccagcctgctgcagggaCTGCTCTACAACCCCACCTGGTGTGACACTGGGTGATGAATTAATGTCATGACAAGGCACACATGCCACTGCAATGTGTTCCCTCTCAACTCCCCTGTTTCCAGGAAGGctgaaaccaaaccaagcaTTCAGCAGCTGTCAGCTCTGCAAACCCAGCCTGCAATCCCCCAAGCACAACTGCTCCACCTCCTAACATCAGCCTGCTTTGAGCAAGAACCAGACCACTCACCTTTCTGCAAATCCATCCTTGTTAAAgaaatcacactgcaggagctcagcacaggaggGCCTTTTGTCTGGGTCAATCTGCAAACATTTCTGGCAAATCAATGTAAATATGGAAGGGAAATATATTAGACCTGAAGTAAAGGCTTTAGCAgttcagagaatcatagaatggtttgggttggaagggacctcaaagctcatccagtcccaaccccctgcatgggcagggacacctcccaccagcccaggttgctccaagccccatccaacctggacttggacactgccagggatggggcagccacagcttccttgggaaacctgggataggggctcagcaccctcacactacagaatttcctcctaatctctaacctaaatctccccttttcttgTTTAAAGCCATAacctcttgtcctctcactacaagcccttgttaaaagtccctctccagccttcctccaGGCCCCCTTTTGGTATTGGCTGATATTATGTcccctcagagccttctcttcttcaggatgaacaaccccagctccctcacacTGTCTTCACaagagagctgctccagccctgtgagCATTTTcgtgtccctcctctggacactctccaacaGGTCCACATCCTCCTTTGGTCaggagctccagagctggacacagcattccagctgaggtctcaccagggctgagtaaaGGGGCACAATCACCTCTCATTTACAAGtcaagtcaagaaaaaaaagctgcaaaactcCCCCTCCAAGGGCTTGTGATAGAGACAAGCCAGAGAGGCATCAGTACCAAAACCCAAGTTCCACGTTTGCTGGCTGCTTCCATTCCAACCAGCAGTGCTCACCCTGAGCCCCTGCACAGGGAATtcctgtcacacacacacagaccaCTCAGCTCTCAGGAAACCTCCCCTCTTCTCAGTGACATTTTGTGTGGCTTCAAAAATCTGCTCTGATCATCAGGCATTTCAAAGCCAACCACGTGGGGTTTAGGTTGTTTTAGTCAGCCAGTGTGTCAGTGCTCCAGATTACTGGGTGGAAGCACAAAAACCACACCCTGGAAGGATTCTTGGGAATCTGTTACCAAGTTGTAGGCTTCCCAACTCCCACACAGCAGACACACAGCTCCATCCACACGTTTGGATGCCACCAGCCCATCCAACCCTACTTGCTTGCAGTGCCTCCACCAGCAGGCAGAGAACACTGtaccagcacagctctgctagCAAGTTGTGAGTAAGGGGCTGTGTGTTATCTACAAAGACCCCACTTAGGTAGTAGACAAGGGGCAAAGATTGCTGGGACCTTCCTGAAGATCCACTGATGCACTGAGGTGTATGGGGGATGCTTTCAGTACATAAGCCCTTCCTCACCTGTCAAATCTCCTTGAAAAATTTAATCAGTGGGGCATTACATGCTACAAATCCTGCCTGGAGGATGTGCAGTGACCATTTTGTCTCTGGTGGTGACTGGTGTAGCCCCCCTGTCACCCAGGAGAGTGGCTGTCATATCCTCATTCAGCTACCAACCCAAGCAGGTGCTTGTTGCATGGGTAGCTGAGGACAAGCCAGTTTACCAGCCTTTTCTGTAGGCTGTGCTCAGCTCcctgaggcaaagaagaaaaaaaagagaaatgttccTAGAAAACAATCAGTTAATTACCTTGGCTAAACCTAGAACTGCAGCAGAGAGCTTGGGATATCGTTTGTCCAGAGACTCAGGCTCCTTCACTTCAGGCAACCTCATGCCAGCAAAGAGGGGATTTTTATAGAATAACTCTTGGTGTCTTGGAATTAAATTACCTGGAATCAACACAAACAAAGCAGCCACGTGGAAGAAATGCAGAACAGTTCTGTGAAAACATctgagaaatactgaaatattggAATACTGGGTCAGCACTACTTCAGCACTACAGTCTGGGTCATTCTCTTTCCACCTGTGTGCCATGGGTTGGTGCTGTATTCCcaagctcccagctcctcctttgTAAAAGGTGCCAAGAGCTCTCTAAGAGCTGCACAGTCTCAGAAATAGTTCAGCAcacaccacagcctctctccCAACACCCTACTACTCCTGCCAAAACATATTTGACCCCTAAGCAGGCACTAGGAACCCACTAGGCTGCTCTTACCCAGGCACTTGGTGATATGGTAGAGCTGGTCAATGTCTGAATCTCCAGGGAAGAGGGGTTCTCCTGTAAGCATTTCTGTTATCAGAGAGCCAATAGCCCACACgtccacagccctggggaaaaagaaacaagaccCAAACCAACATCCCAGCTTAGCAGGGCTTCATTTGTCTCTTTGATCTAAAGGCTGAGCCAAGCCAGAGCACAGCATGTCTTCAGCAGGTTCCAAGCCCTGAGGGAACAGCAAGACAGCTGTTTTCCAAGTTTACAAGTGCTCTGATGAGTGGCAAAAGATGCAGCTCTTGAAGCAGACAAATACTAGCAGAAAACCTCACAGGTGTAAAATCAGGCTCCTAAACCCagtgttttaaaacaactttaATACAACATAAACACGTTACTGGAATCTTGCACTTCAGAGAGCACACAGGTAAGCAGCTCCTCTTTCTGCAGACACCCTCTCTTTAGGGacatttactgaaaattaattcatacAGGGACATTTACAGACCTGCATGATTGTAAAACGGACCTGTGAGTAACACAGTTTAAGTTCTGACTTGGTTTTGGCACACTGAGGATCCCAGTAAGAACAATCCCACCTCCCCCCTCCTGAAATGTCTCCTTAGAATTTTTGGAGGGacttttctgccttctccccaTGACTCCAACCACACAAGAGGGAAGTCTATCATAGCCTCCCCCAGTACTACCATGGGCAACTGAATAATTCCAGCAGCCAACAGACCAGGAATACTGAGGGCTCTCCTCCCCTTCTGAGCCAGGAAAGCCTAACACTGGCAGCAGTCAGTTATGGagtgggaaagagaagaggaaggattAAATCTTGATAAGCAGGGAATGATGAACATCATCTGTTTGACCTGTTTGCCAAGTAACAgtcctctccctccccaaaaaaccagAGCA comes from the Heliangelus exortis chromosome 4, bHelExo1.hap1, whole genome shotgun sequence genome and includes:
- the RCHY1 gene encoding RING finger and CHY zinc finger domain-containing protein 1 — translated: MASGGEEGCEHYRRGCLLRAPCCGKLYACRLCHDGTENHQLDRFLVAEVQCTRCRLLQKAQQRCEGCGSLFGEYYCDICHLFDRDKKQYHCDECGICRIGPKEDFFHCSKCNMCLRLGLRGKHKCIENVSRQDCPICLEDIHTSRIGAHVLPCGHLLHRTCYEDMLKGDYRCPLCMRSMLDMTREWRQLDDKVAQTPMPTEYQNRMVEILCNDCSARSTVQFHFLGMKCQNCDSYNTAQDGK
- the CDKL2 gene encoding cyclin-dependent kinase-like 2 encodes the protein MEKYQVLGLVGEGSYGVVTKCRNRESGKIVAVKKFLESDEDAVVRKIAVREIKLLKQLRHENLVSLLEVYKKKKRWYLVFEFVDHTVLDDLEAFPNGLDYGRVRKYLFQIIRGTAFCHSHNIIHRDIKPENILVSQSGVVKLCDFGFARTLAASGEAYTDYVATRWYRAPELLVGDIKYGKAVDVWAIGSLITEMLTGEPLFPGDSDIDQLYHITKCLGNLIPRHQELFYKNPLFAGMRLPEVKEPESLDKRYPKLSAAVLGLAKKCLQIDPDKRPSCAELLQCDFFNKDGFAERFTQELKLKIQKDAGDHQLQKRSKISKRDKDDTLEERKIFGVQDFSIDPKSRDTKLLKAKRSKADGEKADRSSNLSSLYDTAINPFKMSPQTSLKDSSSSLDYSKNAGIVIPPINQSFSPTTAGMGPVPGNLSYRVDEKSKKYLKPFLKQGKHSPAGHYSVSLTPVTSEKNILQANRKKWEFSKKDVRLPELNHLPELRGVEAWHPRFLKKENKTVSASRVPSLAAIDLHNLSLASQQLSGTLMPNASESSFPRVEH